From the Teredinibacter turnerae T7901 genome, one window contains:
- a CDS encoding DUF3019 domain-containing protein — translation MTKTREDVLNAKPNRCIALRQGQFCYQKVEFRWYVDGATEHCLYLESQEAPLVCWQGTKLHKYDYEFKALQGQKFFIRDEVSGDKVAETAVDVAWVYKSGKKVSTGWRLF, via the coding sequence TTGACGAAAACTCGCGAAGATGTCCTCAACGCCAAGCCCAACCGTTGTATCGCATTGCGGCAAGGCCAGTTCTGCTACCAGAAAGTGGAGTTTCGCTGGTATGTAGACGGTGCAACTGAGCATTGTCTGTACCTGGAATCACAGGAAGCGCCACTGGTGTGCTGGCAAGGTACCAAACTGCACAAGTATGACTATGAGTTCAAAGCGCTGCAGGGGCAAAAATTCTTCATTCGTGATGAAGTGTCCGGCGATAAGGTGGCCGAAACAGCAGTCGATGTCGCATGGGTATACAAAAGTGGCAAAAAAGTGTCGACTGGCTGGCGCTTATTCTAA
- the prfC gene encoding peptide chain release factor 3 — translation MASSQLAKEIAKRRTFAIISHPDAGKTTITEKLLLFGNAIQLAGSVKGKRGPHAKSDWMTMEQERGISVTSSVMQFPYKERVVNLLDTPGHEDFSEDTYRTLTAVDSVLMVIDGAKGVEDRTIKLMEVCRLRDTPILSFINKMDRDIRDPVEVMDEIEDVLKIAAAPINWPIGMGKEFKGVYNLYTDTIHLYEHGQGHTIPEDIQIKGLDSEEASALLGAYAEDVREEIELVRGATHEFDLDAYHAGELTPVFFGTALGNFGVREMLDGFVEWAPAPLDRDTAERKVAADEDKFSGFIFKIQANMDPKHRDRIAFMRVCSGRYSQGMKMRHVRLGKDVKIADAVTFLAGDRSQVEEAISGDIIGLHNHGTIQIGDTFSSGEILKFTGIPHFAPELFRRIRLKDPLKTKQLQRGLQQLSEEGSTQVFFPLNNNDIVVGAVGVLQFEVVAYRLKDEYKVEAIYEPVNVNTARWVDCSDDKKLAEFKRKCSDNLALDGGGHLTYLAPTRVNLSLSEERYPDVAFRATREH, via the coding sequence ATGGCCTCCAGTCAGCTTGCCAAAGAAATCGCGAAACGACGAACCTTTGCGATCATCTCTCACCCCGATGCCGGTAAAACAACAATTACCGAAAAACTGTTGCTATTCGGCAATGCCATTCAGTTAGCTGGGTCGGTGAAGGGAAAGCGAGGGCCACACGCAAAATCTGACTGGATGACGATGGAGCAGGAGCGCGGAATCTCCGTAACTTCATCGGTGATGCAATTCCCCTATAAAGAGCGTGTGGTTAATCTCCTGGATACGCCTGGACACGAAGATTTCTCGGAGGATACCTACCGAACGCTTACCGCTGTGGATTCTGTATTGATGGTGATCGACGGTGCGAAAGGGGTCGAAGACCGTACCATCAAGCTGATGGAAGTCTGCCGTTTACGTGATACCCCAATCTTATCGTTTATCAACAAAATGGATCGCGATATTCGAGACCCCGTAGAAGTGATGGACGAAATTGAAGACGTACTCAAAATTGCCGCTGCGCCGATAAACTGGCCGATTGGTATGGGGAAGGAATTCAAGGGTGTTTACAATTTGTACACTGACACCATTCACCTATACGAGCATGGCCAGGGGCATACAATCCCTGAAGATATTCAGATTAAAGGCCTGGATAGTGAAGAAGCGAGCGCACTTTTGGGCGCTTACGCTGAAGATGTTCGCGAAGAAATTGAATTGGTGCGTGGCGCCACTCATGAATTTGATCTGGATGCCTACCATGCTGGTGAGCTGACCCCCGTGTTTTTTGGGACGGCGCTGGGTAATTTTGGTGTGCGGGAAATGCTGGATGGCTTTGTCGAGTGGGCGCCAGCTCCTCTCGATCGCGACACCGCGGAGCGTAAGGTGGCCGCAGACGAAGATAAATTTTCTGGTTTTATATTTAAGATTCAAGCCAATATGGACCCGAAACACCGCGACCGTATTGCGTTTATGCGCGTATGCTCAGGGCGTTACTCGCAAGGTATGAAAATGCGGCACGTTCGATTGGGCAAAGATGTCAAAATCGCGGACGCCGTAACCTTTCTCGCAGGGGATCGAAGTCAGGTAGAGGAGGCTATCTCGGGCGATATTATTGGTTTGCACAATCATGGCACTATTCAGATTGGGGATACCTTTTCAAGTGGCGAGATTCTTAAGTTCACAGGTATTCCCCATTTTGCGCCAGAGCTTTTTCGACGTATTCGCTTAAAAGACCCTTTGAAAACAAAACAGCTACAGCGGGGTTTGCAACAGTTGTCTGAGGAAGGTTCTACGCAGGTTTTTTTCCCGTTGAACAACAACGATATCGTGGTGGGGGCAGTTGGTGTGCTTCAATTTGAGGTTGTCGCGTATCGTCTAAAAGATGAATACAAAGTGGAAGCGATTTACGAGCCGGTGAATGTGAATACCGCGCGTTGGGTGGATTGTTCTGACGATAAAAAATTGGCTGAATTCAAACGTAAATGCTCGGATAACCTGGCGTTGGATGGCGGTGGACACCTGACATATCTCGCTCCAACCAGAGTAAACCTTTCGCTTAGCGAAGAGCGTTACCCCGATGTTGCCTTCCGCGCGACTCGAGAGCACTAA
- a CDS encoding lysophospholipid acyltransferase family protein produces the protein MPAIVPRAGGAARRWLGRTLLRLSGWRLEGEFPHHRQMVLAAAPHTSNWDFVIAMFVIMALGVRVSYMMKKEAFFWPFGALFMKLGGIPIDRKAATDVVEQVTQWYRDHEKVWVVITPEGTRAKVSRWKTGFLRIADSAQVPVCLVAWDYPSKTMHIGPVWPVSGDYEADLASIREYICTRYTGQNPENQ, from the coding sequence ATGCCAGCAATTGTGCCGAGGGCTGGTGGTGCCGCCAGGCGTTGGCTTGGTCGTACTTTGTTGCGCCTCTCTGGCTGGCGCTTAGAGGGCGAATTTCCGCACCACAGGCAAATGGTTCTGGCTGCCGCGCCACATACATCCAACTGGGATTTTGTGATAGCCATGTTTGTGATTATGGCGCTGGGTGTGCGAGTCTCTTACATGATGAAAAAAGAAGCGTTCTTTTGGCCTTTTGGCGCTCTCTTTATGAAATTGGGCGGAATACCGATTGACAGAAAAGCGGCAACGGATGTCGTTGAGCAGGTAACCCAGTGGTATCGCGACCACGAAAAAGTGTGGGTGGTCATTACACCCGAAGGAACGCGCGCAAAGGTCTCGCGCTGGAAAACCGGTTTCTTGCGCATCGCCGATAGCGCCCAGGTGCCGGTGTGTCTTGTCGCCTGGGACTACCCGTCAAAAACCATGCATATTGGGCCTGTCTGGCCCGTTAGCGGCGACTACGAAGCGGACTTAGCGTCGATACGCGAATATATCTGCACGCGCTACACCGGTCAAAATCCGGAAAATCAATAG
- a CDS encoding AI-2E family transporter, with protein METHSPIARFLLGLAAFVVVVAGMKSAETLLVPFLLSLFIAVICTPPLMWLKGKGLPGWLAMLIVVANVVVLGVLIGIVVGAAISDFRADLPLYQARLSDLTGGLITRLSELGLHVDPTQIRSSFNPAAALSLAGNTLASLGNLMTNAFLILLTVVFILGEEVGFSDKLQSSSRNSQKTIKAINQFSAGVNRYMAIKALMSFLTGTLILIWLWILGVDYFVLWGLLAFLLNFVPTLGSILAAVPAVLLAVVQLGVGDAVLTGLGFLIVNFGVGNIIEPRMMGKGLDLSTLVVFLSLVFWGWVLGPVGMLLSIPLTMTVKIALESFDDTRWIGVLLSSGRSVIKTQMTLSIGASSKEK; from the coding sequence ATGGAAACTCACTCCCCTATCGCGCGTTTTTTATTGGGACTGGCCGCATTTGTGGTGGTTGTAGCGGGTATGAAGTCCGCAGAAACTCTGCTGGTACCCTTCTTGTTATCACTTTTTATCGCAGTTATCTGCACACCGCCATTGATGTGGTTAAAAGGGAAGGGGTTGCCGGGATGGCTTGCGATGTTGATCGTAGTTGCGAATGTCGTCGTTTTAGGAGTGCTAATAGGGATTGTGGTTGGGGCCGCAATATCCGATTTTAGAGCGGATTTACCGCTCTACCAGGCGCGCTTGTCAGATTTGACTGGCGGGCTTATCACACGGCTTTCAGAATTAGGCTTGCACGTTGATCCTACCCAGATTCGCTCTAGTTTCAATCCCGCAGCTGCACTGTCACTGGCTGGCAACACCTTGGCTTCGCTGGGTAATCTGATGACCAATGCCTTTCTTATATTACTGACAGTTGTGTTTATTCTCGGCGAGGAAGTGGGGTTCTCAGACAAATTACAGAGCAGTTCGCGCAATTCTCAGAAGACCATCAAAGCGATCAATCAATTCAGTGCAGGTGTTAACCGTTACATGGCGATTAAAGCGTTGATGAGCTTTTTGACCGGCACGCTAATTTTGATTTGGCTTTGGATTCTAGGTGTCGACTACTTCGTACTTTGGGGGTTGCTGGCATTTCTGCTTAACTTTGTTCCGACTCTTGGCAGTATCCTTGCCGCAGTCCCTGCGGTTCTATTAGCCGTGGTGCAGTTAGGGGTTGGCGATGCGGTTCTGACCGGACTCGGATTTCTTATTGTGAATTTCGGTGTCGGTAATATCATCGAGCCGCGAATGATGGGCAAAGGCCTTGACCTTTCCACCTTGGTGGTATTCCTCTCGTTGGTATTTTGGGGTTGGGTGTTGGGCCCGGTCGGCATGCTATTGTCGATTCCGCTGACCATGACCGTAAAAATCGCGCTCGAAAGCTTTGACGACACCCGTTGGATTGGCGTTTTGCTCAGTTCAGGGCGCAGCGTCATTAAAACGCAGATGACCTTATCAATCGGTGCTTCCAGTAAAGAGAAGTGA
- the sthA gene encoding Si-specific NAD(P)(+) transhydrogenase — protein MNKPIAYDMLVIGSGPAGQKAAVEAARSGASVALIEKTRKLGGACVQRGTIPSKTLRENALRVRNMRMNAQLSNFKLAEDTELATLITRLNNVLNAHDEYMRKQLERTKVNLIHGRARFLSPQDVEVESVRGEKQTYSSGHILIATGSHPRKPPDIPVDHEHLFDSDSILSMMYLPKSLTVLGGGVIASEYASIFQALGVSVTMIDKYPHPLGFLDNDLTQTFLNDFTQMGGTWKGNTKVTRCYWNGMDAVITECDNGTEVRSEKLLCAAGRVANVKELEIGNAGLELNDRGLIDVDDQLETQVRGIYAAGDVIGPPSLASASMEQGRRAACNSLEITSGLVHSVIPAGIYSIPELSSVGISETHAREKFGDVFVGIARFDEIARGQISGALNGMLKIVCDTDGKTILGIMIVGEGATELIHIGQMALINNSPVDIFVETVFNFPTLAEAYRAAALEIIHQRKSKASRIKAGF, from the coding sequence GTGAACAAACCCATTGCGTACGACATGCTGGTGATTGGCAGCGGCCCCGCGGGCCAGAAAGCTGCCGTAGAAGCTGCGCGCTCCGGCGCTAGCGTCGCACTGATTGAAAAAACGCGTAAGCTCGGTGGTGCCTGTGTGCAACGCGGCACAATTCCATCGAAAACGCTCAGAGAAAATGCTCTCCGCGTTCGCAACATGCGGATGAACGCTCAGCTCTCCAATTTCAAACTGGCAGAGGATACGGAACTCGCCACGCTGATTACCCGGCTGAACAACGTACTTAATGCGCATGACGAATACATGCGTAAGCAACTCGAGCGCACAAAGGTAAATCTGATACATGGCCGGGCAAGGTTTCTCTCCCCCCAAGATGTTGAGGTGGAGTCCGTGCGGGGAGAAAAGCAAACCTACAGCAGCGGCCACATATTAATTGCCACAGGTTCTCACCCGCGTAAACCGCCGGACATTCCCGTGGACCACGAGCACCTTTTTGATAGCGACTCGATCCTGTCGATGATGTACCTGCCGAAAAGCCTGACTGTGCTCGGCGGTGGAGTTATCGCCAGTGAATATGCCTCGATTTTCCAGGCGCTAGGTGTGAGCGTGACTATGATCGACAAATACCCACATCCTCTGGGTTTTCTCGATAACGATCTTACCCAGACGTTTTTGAATGACTTTACCCAGATGGGCGGTACCTGGAAAGGCAATACCAAAGTCACCCGCTGTTATTGGAACGGCATGGATGCTGTTATTACAGAGTGCGACAACGGCACAGAGGTGCGCAGCGAAAAACTGCTATGTGCTGCAGGCAGAGTGGCGAACGTCAAAGAATTAGAAATCGGCAATGCTGGCCTGGAGCTCAACGACCGCGGTCTGATTGATGTCGACGATCAGTTGGAAACCCAGGTGCGCGGTATTTACGCAGCCGGAGATGTCATCGGCCCTCCCTCACTCGCATCCGCATCAATGGAACAAGGTCGCAGAGCTGCCTGTAATTCGCTTGAAATAACCAGCGGACTGGTACACAGCGTAATCCCTGCGGGTATCTATTCAATACCGGAGCTATCGTCCGTTGGGATAAGTGAAACACACGCCCGGGAAAAATTCGGCGATGTGTTTGTCGGTATTGCACGCTTTGATGAAATCGCTCGCGGACAGATTTCCGGTGCTTTGAACGGCATGCTCAAAATTGTTTGCGATACGGATGGTAAAACTATTTTGGGCATTATGATTGTCGGCGAAGGGGCAACAGAGTTAATCCATATTGGACAAATGGCGCTGATTAATAACAGTCCTGTCGATATTTTTGTTGAAACCGTTTTCAATTTCCCGACACTTGCAGAAGCCTACCGCGCTGCAGCATTGGAAATCATTCATCAACGTAAAAGCAAAGCTTCGCGAATTAAAGCCGGTTTTTAA
- a CDS encoding HDOD domain-containing protein yields MTSAKVSPQPGAAALERAMEKLVNTGAIDVPMLPEVAGKVVRLAQDADSDAAELAKLIQSDQILAGHVMRVANSALYTPNASLVSLQQAIARLGMKLISEIALGASINSSLFNAPGYDDHIQYVIRHSLLSGLWAKEIARACRRNVEAAFLTGLLHDIGRPVATQAIITKAKKLEIPVQKPVLFALENQFQRTIGVKVVEQWEMPSTVVEVVRYFDDYNAAGEAKNQTMIACAGSLFASHFMCRPGDEGCMTRGELIGQAVLGDLDLYQDEVEEILEKEDAVKSAMEALSA; encoded by the coding sequence ATGACGAGCGCGAAAGTCTCCCCTCAACCCGGCGCGGCAGCGCTGGAGCGAGCCATGGAAAAACTGGTAAATACCGGCGCGATAGACGTACCCATGCTGCCGGAAGTTGCAGGGAAGGTTGTTCGACTCGCTCAAGATGCCGATTCAGATGCGGCCGAGCTGGCAAAATTAATCCAAAGCGATCAGATTCTCGCGGGCCACGTTATGCGCGTGGCCAATTCAGCGCTCTATACCCCGAATGCCTCGCTGGTTTCTCTGCAGCAAGCCATTGCGCGCTTGGGTATGAAATTGATTTCCGAAATAGCACTTGGCGCGTCCATTAATTCGAGCCTGTTCAATGCACCCGGATACGACGATCACATCCAGTACGTCATTCGCCATTCACTGCTTTCCGGGCTGTGGGCGAAAGAAATTGCACGAGCGTGCCGCCGCAACGTCGAAGCGGCTTTTCTTACTGGGTTATTGCACGACATCGGCCGTCCGGTAGCCACCCAGGCAATAATCACCAAAGCGAAAAAGCTCGAAATTCCCGTCCAAAAGCCGGTGCTCTTCGCGCTTGAAAATCAATTTCAACGCACCATTGGAGTCAAGGTTGTCGAACAATGGGAAATGCCAAGCACAGTAGTGGAAGTCGTGCGCTACTTCGATGACTACAACGCCGCTGGCGAAGCTAAAAATCAAACTATGATTGCCTGCGCAGGCTCTCTCTTTGCATCGCATTTTATGTGCAGGCCCGGCGACGAGGGCTGTATGACTCGAGGCGAATTAATAGGCCAGGCAGTACTTGGTGACCTGGATCTTTACCAGGACGAGGTAGAAGAAATTCTGGAAAAAGAGGACGCGGTGAAATCGGCCATGGAGGCGCTTAGCGCGTGA
- a CDS encoding transcriptional regulator, with translation MNRHKILMIYAGELSSMGAQIADQFEADRSASVEEGLAFLKQGSVKAVVYDAIPFTGPSLDDCTLLLQSEHIAGVPLLVLSDRGAIKDRLKAFEIGCDDFLDSAMGCDEACARITKSIFHQIAQQQLKSRLTEANVTAHTAMADNSDLGANIQFLLAINDSDNLDELGQQLFSTLRRYGLHCSLQMRSVMGDKNMEDHGMAKDLESLLLAQLADGGRYIDFGNRTIVNYDKVSLLIKNMPVQDADKYGAVKDNTFALLQGVNARIRALEDRYRLVQEKASLLKLSEDVGMVMVSLKDSYQQVMRDIVNEVENVAELIQLKLPALALSEAHEQFLEEATLRVVSETNRVFNDGLKIDECFEKLESAIESSLTSVETPAEFESSASRVKSGNQTDSSIDLF, from the coding sequence ATGAATCGTCATAAAATTCTGATGATTTATGCGGGTGAGCTATCTTCGATGGGGGCTCAGATCGCGGACCAGTTTGAAGCTGATCGGTCGGCTAGCGTAGAGGAGGGCTTGGCGTTTCTGAAACAAGGGAGTGTCAAAGCCGTAGTGTATGATGCGATCCCATTTACCGGGCCAAGTCTCGACGATTGCACATTACTGCTGCAAAGCGAGCATATCGCGGGTGTTCCGTTGTTGGTGCTTTCTGATCGCGGTGCGATAAAAGATCGCCTGAAAGCTTTCGAAATAGGTTGCGATGACTTTTTGGATAGTGCGATGGGTTGTGATGAAGCCTGCGCACGGATTACGAAAAGTATTTTTCACCAGATAGCACAGCAACAGCTCAAGAGCCGGCTTACCGAGGCCAATGTCACTGCACACACCGCGATGGCTGATAACAGTGATCTGGGTGCGAATATACAGTTTTTACTGGCAATTAATGATTCCGACAATCTGGACGAACTCGGTCAGCAGTTATTCTCGACGTTACGACGTTATGGCCTCCACTGCAGCTTGCAGATGCGCAGCGTGATGGGCGATAAAAACATGGAAGATCATGGTATGGCGAAGGACCTTGAGTCTCTGCTGTTAGCTCAGCTCGCCGATGGTGGTCGTTATATCGATTTTGGTAATCGCACAATTGTGAACTACGATAAGGTGTCGCTACTTATCAAGAATATGCCGGTGCAGGATGCGGACAAATACGGCGCGGTGAAAGACAACACTTTTGCGTTATTACAGGGTGTTAATGCCCGAATACGTGCGCTGGAAGATCGCTATCGTCTGGTACAGGAGAAAGCATCACTTCTTAAATTATCCGAAGATGTTGGGATGGTGATGGTTTCGCTGAAAGATTCTTATCAACAGGTGATGCGCGATATCGTTAACGAGGTGGAAAATGTCGCCGAGCTCATTCAGTTAAAGTTGCCCGCACTGGCGCTATCCGAGGCGCATGAACAGTTTCTTGAAGAAGCCACGTTGCGCGTAGTAAGTGAAACAAATCGCGTATTCAACGATGGCCTTAAAATCGATGAGTGTTTCGAGAAACTGGAATCCGCGATCGAAAGCAGTCTTACCTCTGTGGAAACCCCGGCCGAGTTCGAAAGCAGTGCCTCGCGGGTAAAATCGGGTAATCAGACAGACAGCTCTATCGATTTGTTTTAG
- a CDS encoding TonB family protein, translating to MRIPTIPKSLILLAMLLLAGKALAAPALNGLAIHTELGKEQFIAALLVANPSTDGRDILINNEPKQIQVRIVAPRVSSRSFKRMWIEGMAINSSSSELSENAEAMARFSNLLKIKLMEGDIFTIDRGTDAVTIYLNSVKLGEINSVAFFDLLLRTLIGPVPLSSQFRDGLLVAGDIDAGLLARFDSTVPSEDRIAAVKTAVSNQEQPAPKVATEEPQVTLAPVAVAPAVTSPGVVATKPVVTPDLASAAPVETTPTPVPAAKPSPSPKPTPKPTVKPTPVPQQALLDADAVEEEEDDLDFTAESLLQQQLYIAQLKRHTYKYLNYPKRALDRGWEGNVRLNITINRFGKVQDIIVVEESEYKTLTKEAEKAAERASPFPAMPEDLRGETFAFTLPVVFKIRSE from the coding sequence ATGCGAATACCGACAATCCCAAAATCATTGATTTTGCTAGCCATGCTATTACTCGCGGGCAAAGCGTTGGCTGCGCCAGCGCTTAACGGCCTCGCGATACATACTGAGCTCGGCAAAGAGCAGTTTATAGCTGCACTTCTGGTTGCAAATCCGTCCACCGATGGTCGCGACATTCTGATTAACAACGAACCCAAGCAAATCCAGGTGCGCATTGTTGCGCCGCGAGTCTCCTCGCGCAGCTTCAAGCGAATGTGGATTGAGGGCATGGCGATTAACTCCAGCTCAAGCGAACTGTCAGAGAACGCGGAGGCCATGGCCAGATTCAGTAACCTGCTGAAAATAAAGCTAATGGAAGGCGATATATTCACCATTGACCGGGGTACAGACGCTGTAACTATCTACTTGAATAGCGTGAAGCTTGGCGAAATTAACAGCGTCGCTTTCTTCGACCTGTTACTGCGCACTTTAATTGGCCCAGTCCCCCTTTCATCGCAGTTCCGAGATGGATTGTTGGTGGCGGGAGATATTGATGCAGGCCTGCTCGCTCGTTTCGACTCAACAGTTCCCAGCGAGGACCGAATTGCCGCTGTGAAAACCGCCGTATCGAATCAAGAGCAACCCGCACCCAAGGTTGCTACGGAAGAGCCACAGGTAACCTTAGCTCCGGTCGCGGTCGCTCCAGCCGTTACCTCGCCTGGCGTGGTAGCAACCAAACCGGTTGTGACACCCGATCTCGCCTCCGCAGCACCCGTAGAGACTACGCCGACACCCGTCCCTGCCGCGAAACCTTCACCATCACCCAAGCCTACGCCTAAACCAACAGTGAAACCGACGCCTGTGCCGCAACAAGCATTGCTGGATGCAGACGCGGTAGAAGAGGAAGAGGACGACCTGGACTTTACCGCTGAAAGCCTGTTGCAACAGCAGCTTTACATTGCGCAACTCAAGCGCCACACCTACAAGTACCTGAATTACCCCAAACGCGCACTTGACCGCGGCTGGGAAGGTAACGTGCGCTTGAACATCACCATCAACCGGTTCGGCAAGGTTCAAGACATCATTGTGGTAGAGGAGTCAGAATATAAAACACTGACCAAAGAGGCGGAAAAGGCTGCGGAAAGGGCCAGCCCATTCCCCGCAATGCCTGAAGATTTACGCGGAGAAACTTTTGCGTTTACTCTGCCTGTCGTGTTCAAAATTCGTTCTGAATAA
- a CDS encoding cyclic nucleotide-binding domain-containing protein, whose amino-acid sequence MEVHSLHRYGQASLDTLLSSIPFYKAVRLRDQWQYDLLMSYSRIIEYRPGEIVLEQSQPDQWLYFLMRGQLAVVVGDESQSRKVVNYITPGEVFGDLAVLIDHRRTATVVADPHCKSVRVFATDFCVFGELRDFTQITLATKLEYYRNMVHNLRWKLEVYRMTYPDQSFASNHRKVKLYMGTKGTLDELVSLDEQARALARMLVYWNLEFERLSIAPREHFDYQSMIALGD is encoded by the coding sequence ATGGAAGTACATTCACTCCACCGCTATGGGCAGGCGTCGCTGGACACTCTGCTTTCCTCCATCCCCTTTTATAAAGCGGTTCGTCTGCGGGATCAATGGCAATACGATCTGTTGATGAGTTATTCCCGAATTATCGAGTATCGGCCAGGCGAAATTGTACTTGAGCAAAGTCAACCTGATCAGTGGCTCTACTTTTTAATGCGGGGGCAGCTGGCGGTAGTGGTTGGCGATGAGTCGCAATCACGCAAGGTGGTTAATTACATTACCCCCGGGGAAGTATTTGGTGATCTCGCTGTACTGATAGATCACCGGCGCACTGCAACGGTGGTAGCCGATCCGCACTGCAAATCTGTTCGCGTGTTCGCGACTGATTTTTGTGTGTTCGGAGAATTGCGTGATTTTACCCAGATTACTTTGGCGACCAAACTCGAATACTACCGGAATATGGTTCATAACTTGCGCTGGAAACTGGAGGTATATCGCATGACCTATCCCGATCAATCATTCGCATCCAACCATCGCAAAGTAAAACTCTACATGGGGACAAAAGGCACGCTCGACGAGCTGGTGAGCCTTGATGAGCAGGCTCGTGCGCTAGCCCGGATGTTAGTGTATTGGAATTTGGAATTTGAACGGCTCTCTATTGCTCCGCGTGAACATTTCGATTATCAATCGATGATTGCTTTGGGCGATTGA
- a CDS encoding flagellar brake protein: MTEETHLHFDQLNLKFGQRLQLLPNPSEPGERYESLLLGCLPGETVMITPPPDGEYPLLSEGQRVVIRVTTSGGVAMFPTQILHIAEVPLYILYLDFPNAIKYRQVRVAARVNVALPVLLSNLTSGQLGPIAGRASDISLGGAKVVFDQQVGAIGDEVELKGKFEIAQIKRILSVSAQIRTEKQTPQGYEYGIQFFEQDEDKQLVLFGFIYSALAMSDANKLE, encoded by the coding sequence ATGACGGAAGAAACCCATTTACATTTTGATCAGCTGAATCTCAAATTTGGGCAGCGCCTCCAGCTGCTCCCCAATCCCTCGGAACCCGGTGAGAGATACGAATCACTGTTACTTGGTTGCCTGCCTGGTGAAACGGTTATGATCACCCCGCCGCCTGACGGTGAATACCCGCTGCTTTCGGAAGGGCAGCGCGTCGTTATTCGCGTAACGACCAGTGGTGGCGTCGCTATGTTCCCTACTCAGATTCTCCATATAGCCGAAGTTCCGCTTTATATCCTTTATTTGGATTTCCCGAACGCCATTAAGTACCGTCAGGTGCGTGTTGCTGCGCGGGTAAATGTCGCCCTTCCTGTGCTGTTGTCTAACCTAACCAGTGGGCAATTGGGCCCGATTGCCGGGCGTGCGTCGGACATTAGTCTCGGTGGGGCCAAAGTCGTGTTTGACCAACAGGTTGGTGCTATTGGCGACGAAGTTGAGTTAAAAGGTAAATTTGAAATAGCACAGATCAAGCGCATACTTTCTGTATCTGCCCAGATTCGCACTGAAAAGCAGACGCCTCAGGGGTATGAATATGGAATTCAGTTTTTTGAGCAGGATGAAGACAAGCAGCTGGTGCTGTTCGGC